The genomic window TCGCGCCGACCTCGACTTCGACGTAGTCCATGTCTTCGCTGTTGAGTCGCTTCCCGGCTTCGCTGACGGCGACTCCGATCGCGTCGTCGATCGCATCGACGTCACGAACGAGCCATGCCGCTTCCATCGCGACGAGATAGTTTCCCATACGGGGTGGTTGGTCCGAGGGGTTTCCTGCTTTGCGGTTCGTCCGCGCCGTCGCGCTCCCGGCCGCCGAGCGTGCGCACGTGAACGGGATAATTCTCATACGTTACGAGACACCCCCGCATCGATTGCCACCGACATACCTGTACATCGGCTCGAGTGAATATCCAGTTGTTCCTCCAACAACTACAGTTTAATCGCGAGCGGGCGTCGACCCAATTGTGTGTTAACTACCGTTATAAATTCAGTTTTTCAAGAAGACTTATATACACCCTCCGTCTGGGCATCGATGAACGCTGATGATATCCCGCGCGTACCACGCGACCCTGTTCGCACTGTACCAACTCTGTATCGTGGTCGGCATCGTCGCGATGCCGGTCGCGATGGCCGCCCGTCAGGCCGGTCTCACCCTCCCGATCCACCGGGTCCTCGCAAACGTCGAAGAAGCCTACGAAGACACGCAGCGATAAGGACGGCACTGATCGACGGCGATTGATCGCCGACTGATTTTCCCGCCCACCGACCGCCGACCCGCAGGACTCGAAGCCGCGGCCGGCTCGCCGCTCGAGCCGCGATCGGGGGCCAAGGGAAGCGGAAACCGCAGTGGTGACCGCCGGTGTTTTATACCGTCCCGGTCGTACGGTACGATCAATGCGTACGCCCACACACGACTCCGATTTCTCTCGGACGGTCGACCAGTTGGCCGACGATCCGAACCCCTACGAGCCGGAGGTCGGATCGATGCCCCAGAACGACCTGACGCAGGCCGATCTGGACAACGTCAACAAGACCGGGACGACGACGATCGGCATCTCCACCGCCGACGGCGTCATCATCGCGACGGACATGCGCGCCAGCCTCGGTGGCCGCTTCGTCTCGAACAAGAACGTTCAGAAGGTCGAGCAGATCCACCCGACCGCCGCGCTCACGCTGGTCGGATCGGTCGGCGGTGCCCAGTCGTTCATCTCGACGCTCCGCGCCGAGGTCAACCTCTACGAGGCCCGACGCGGCGAGGGAATGAGCATCGACGCGCTGGCGACGCTGGCCGGTAACTTCGCCCGCGGCGGCCCGTTCTTCGCCATCCACCCGATTCTGGGCGGCGTCGACGAGGAGGGAAGCCACGTCTACAGCATCGACCCCGCAGGCGGCGTCATGGAAGACGACTACACCGTCACCGGGAGCGGGATGCAACTCGCCTACGGGCACTTAGAACAGGCCTACGAACCGGACATGTCCAACGAGGAAGCGAAGACGGTCGCCGCCCGCGGCATCAAGTCCGCCGTCGAGCGCGACACCGGCTCGGGCAACGGCGTCTTCCTCGCGGAGATCACCGACGAGGGCGTCGACATCCACGGCCACCACGACTTCGACGAGGTCCTCTAACGGGTCGAAACGGGCAGCTTCTCTGTTTTCTCCGCCGCCCAGCGGTCAGCCTGTCGAGTCAGCGGCGTTTCGAGTTCGACGAGTAGTGGACACGAGGACCGTGCGAGCGAAGGGGCCGCGAATAAACGACGGGAGAAAACTGCCGACTAGTCGAGTCGCGTCGTCTGCTCGAGTTGCGCCTCCGAGATCCGGGACTCCTCGAGCCGGGTCGCCCGTCCGGACTCGCTCGAGCGGTAGATCGCGTCGATGACCCGTTGGACGGTCAGGGCCTCTTCGACCGTGTTCGACTCCGGCGTCGCACCCACGGCAATCGTCTCGAGGAACTGCTCGTCTTGCTTCCCGTAGCCGGTCAGCGTCTCGTCGCCGGTCATATTGACATCGGCGTAGTGATCGCAGCCGGCCGTGCCGGCCTCGAGAAGCCGCAGGTTCGTGTCGCCGATATCGAACTGGGCACCCGCCTGCGTGCCGCGGACTTTGAAGTCCATGCTCTCCTCGCGGTTGGTCGCCCACGCGGCCTCGAGGGAAATCGTCTGGCCCTCCGCCGTGCGGATGAAGGCGCTGACGGAGTCGTCGACCTCGTAGGTCTCCGCTTCGGCGTCCCAGTTGTCGCCGAAGCCGTCGGGATCGGCGTACTCCGCGTCGGTACCGAACGTCGTCCGGGCGACGCCCGACACTTCGGTGATCTCGGGGAAGTCGAGCGCGTAGAGCGCGAGGTCGAGCGCGTGGACGCCGATGTCGAGTAAGGCACCGCCGCCGGCGAGTTCGGGGTCGGTGAACCACGAGCCGGGACCGGGGACGCCGCGCCGGCGGACGTAGTCGGCCTCGACGTGGGTCAGGTCGCCGAAGCGGCCGCGGGCGTGTTGTTCGTCGAACATGGCCATCGACGCGGCGTGGCGGTTGTGAAAGCCGACCATACAGATGCCGTCCGATCGGGCCGCCGCCTCGGCGATCCGTTCCGCGCTCTCTACGGTGTGTGCGAGCGGCTTCTCGACGAGGACGTCGAGTCCCTGCTCGAGGGCAGCGACGGCGATCGGTTCGTGGAACCGGTTGGGCGTGGTAACGATGACGGCGTCGACTGCGTCGTCGACGACGAGTTCGTCGTGGGTCTCGTAGGTCTGCGCGCCGAACTCCTCGGCGAAGCGGTCGCGTTGCTCCGGGACGAGGTCGACGCCCGCAACGACATCAGCGCCGAGGTCGCGAATGCTTCGTGCGTGGAGATTGCCCATGCCACCGAGGCCGACGATGCCGACACCGATTCCGTCGCCGATCATGTGTCGGCCCTCGGTTCCGTCCCAGCAGAGAGAAAGGTGCAGTGAGAAACCATTTGTTTCGATGTCAGTTGTGTCCGATCCCGTTCCATAGAGGATGGGAGTCGGCGATCGAAATAAGGGTTGTGACCGATTAATCTGTGCAACCATTCCGTATTTCACGTATTACTATACAATTACGGCAGCAGACTTCAGATGTATTGACTGAATCTAGTATTCCAATTCGACGTTTACGTCGCGCGGATCGACCGAGCGATACCGGCGGTGTGACAGCGACGCGTTGCCGCGATCGCTCGTCGGAATCACACGGGTAACAGCCGATAGTATAAGCATCCGTCGCGCGGACCGGTCCGCCATGGTCGCAGTCACGATCTGGAACGAGTTCCGCCACGAACGCGAGGACGACGCCGTCGCGGCCGTCTATCCCGACGGCATCCACGAGACCCTCGCCGAAATCCTCGTCGACGACCACGAGGTTCGGACCGCGACGCTCGACGAACCCGAGCACGGACTCACCGACGACGCCCTCGAGTCGACGGACGTCCTGCTGTGGTGGGGTCACGAGGCTCACGACGAGGTCGCGGACGAAATCGCCGACCGCGTCCAGGAACGCGTCCTCGAGGGGATGGGCTTTCTCCCCCTGCACTCGAGTCACTACGCGAAGCCCTTCAAGCGGCTCATGGGAACCTCCTGTAACCTGCAGTACCGCGAGGACGGCGGCACCGAGCGGCTCTGGGTCGTCGATCCCGGACATCCGATCGCCGACGGACTCGAGGAATCGATCGAACTCCCGAAAACCGAGATGTACGGCGAGCCGTTCGACGTTCCGGAACCCGACCGGCAGGTGTTCGCCAGCTGGTTCGAGGGCGGCGAGGTGTTCCGGTCGGGTATCTGTTATCGGCGCGGCAACGGCCGGATCTTCTACTTCCGACCGGGCCACGAGACGTATCCG from Natrinema versiforme includes these protein-coding regions:
- the psmB gene encoding archaeal proteasome endopeptidase complex subunit beta codes for the protein MRTPTHDSDFSRTVDQLADDPNPYEPEVGSMPQNDLTQADLDNVNKTGTTTIGISTADGVIIATDMRASLGGRFVSNKNVQKVEQIHPTAALTLVGSVGGAQSFISTLRAEVNLYEARRGEGMSIDALATLAGNFARGGPFFAIHPILGGVDEEGSHVYSIDPAGGVMEDDYTVTGSGMQLAYGHLEQAYEPDMSNEEAKTVAARGIKSAVERDTGSGNGVFLAEITDEGVDIHGHHDFDEVL
- a CDS encoding Gfo/Idh/MocA family protein; this translates as MIGDGIGVGIVGLGGMGNLHARSIRDLGADVVAGVDLVPEQRDRFAEEFGAQTYETHDELVVDDAVDAVIVTTPNRFHEPIAVAALEQGLDVLVEKPLAHTVESAERIAEAAARSDGICMVGFHNRHAASMAMFDEQHARGRFGDLTHVEADYVRRRGVPGPGSWFTDPELAGGGALLDIGVHALDLALYALDFPEITEVSGVARTTFGTDAEYADPDGFGDNWDAEAETYEVDDSVSAFIRTAEGQTISLEAAWATNREESMDFKVRGTQAGAQFDIGDTNLRLLEAGTAGCDHYADVNMTGDETLTGYGKQDEQFLETIAVGATPESNTVEEALTVQRVIDAIYRSSESGRATRLEESRISEAQLEQTTRLD
- a CDS encoding ThuA domain-containing protein, which gives rise to MVAVTIWNEFRHEREDDAVAAVYPDGIHETLAEILVDDHEVRTATLDEPEHGLTDDALESTDVLLWWGHEAHDEVADEIADRVQERVLEGMGFLPLHSSHYAKPFKRLMGTSCNLQYREDGGTERLWVVDPGHPIADGLEESIELPKTEMYGEPFDVPEPDRQVFASWFEGGEVFRSGICYRRGNGRIFYFRPGHETYPIYENEVVRRVLRNAVDWAAPTEGSPRTFGERA